The Candidatus Spechtbacterales bacterium genome has a window encoding:
- a CDS encoding replication-associated recombination protein A, with translation MTEPLASKIRPKNLDEFVGQEHLVAEGRPIRVAIESGHLFSFILWGPPGVGKTTLARIYAESLKAELFELSAVSAGKADIKKILDTSTKDRPKILFLDEIHRFNKAQQDFLLPHVESGELILIGATTENPSFEVISPLLSRCRVFTLNELDEKEMKHIFARSGFKMGKDEQDFLVRLANGDARQALGMLENTNELYGKITVENLKNTLQDKYLRYDKKGEEHYNTISAFIKSMRASQADAAMYYLARMLDAGEDPKFIARRMVIFSSEDIGIAQPTALVVANGVFRAVEQIGMPECAINLAHGVAYLSNAQKDRSAYDALRAAQKDVKEHGNLPVPLKIRNAPTKLMKEMDYGKDYEKYTEEDFMPEKLKGKRYFK, from the coding sequence ATGACAGAACCATTGGCATCTAAAATAAGACCAAAGAATCTGGATGAATTCGTTGGACAGGAACATCTTGTCGCGGAAGGCAGGCCTATTCGTGTTGCTATAGAGAGCGGGCATTTATTTTCTTTTATATTGTGGGGACCTCCCGGAGTGGGTAAGACAACTTTAGCGCGAATTTATGCCGAAAGCTTAAAGGCGGAACTTTTTGAGCTGTCGGCGGTATCGGCGGGAAAAGCGGATATTAAAAAAATACTTGATACAAGTACTAAGGACCGGCCAAAGATACTGTTTTTAGATGAGATACACCGCTTTAACAAAGCCCAACAGGATTTCCTTTTACCCCATGTGGAGAGCGGAGAGCTTATATTAATAGGAGCTACAACGGAGAATCCGAGTTTTGAGGTAATATCTCCGCTTCTTTCCAGGTGCCGGGTATTTACGCTGAATGAATTGGACGAAAAAGAGATGAAACATATTTTTGCAAGAAGCGGATTTAAAATGGGTAAAGACGAACAGGATTTTTTAGTTCGTCTTGCAAACGGCGACGCGCGACAGGCATTGGGCATGTTAGAAAATACAAATGAACTTTACGGCAAAATAACGGTAGAGAATTTAAAGAATACCTTGCAGGATAAATATCTGCGTTACGATAAAAAAGGGGAGGAGCACTACAATACAATAAGCGCTTTTATAAAAAGCATGCGGGCAAGTCAGGCGGATGCGGCCATGTATTACCTGGCGCGGATGCTGGACGCGGGAGAGGACCCGAAGTTTATAGCGAGGCGCATGGTGATATTTTCCAGTGAAGATATAGGCATAGCGCAGCCGACAGCACTTGTTGTCGCAAATGGTGTGTTTCGCGCTGTGGAGCAGATAGGCATGCCTGAGTGCGCAATAAATTTAGCACACGGAGTCGCTTATCTTTCTAATGCACAAAAGGACAGGAGCGCTTACGATGCTTTGCGGGCGGCACAAAAAGATGTAAAAGAGCACGGCAATCTGCCTGTACCGCTTAAAATAAGAAATGCTCCCACAAAACTTATGAAAGAGATGGATTATGGAAAAGACTATGAAAAGTACACAGAAGAGGATTTTATGCCGGAGAAGTTAAAAGGGAAGAGGTACTTTAAGTGA
- a CDS encoding PspC domain-containing protein, with protein sequence MAGGLGEYLKTDSTILRLIMAVAVVFTGVFPGVILYLIAWIVVPEEGETEKK encoded by the coding sequence ATTGCCGGCGGATTAGGGGAGTATCTTAAGACAGATTCAACCATACTCCGGCTTATAATGGCAGTGGCTGTTGTATTTACGGGTGTTTTTCCCGGAGTAATTTTATATCTTATTGCCTGGATAGTAGTGCCTGAAGAGGGTGAAACAGAAAAGAAGTAA
- a CDS encoding DEAD/DEAH box helicase, protein MTQRHNNRSSNRSRSHNNNRGSSSRQNYGGGRRRHSAPQNRGGQRQSLNINTFINKAEAIQNTEEKIVPKHKFSDFAIHENLKRAIAARDFTSPTPIQDEAIPHILKGRDIVGIANTGTGKTAAFLIPLIDKILNNPDKRVLIVTPTRELANQIHNDVRKLTPQMGIYSVCCVGGASIGPQLRDLKRRHNFVIGTPGRLKDLIERGNLNLAKTSTIVLDEADRMLDMGFIHDMRYLVARMPEQRHTLFFSATLSKDIEKLVSDFLRDPVTVSVKTQDTSKNVDQDVIRVNGKNAKVDELHNLLLQPEFNKVLVFGRTKHGVEKLSVDLRKRGFKTASIHGNKSYNQRQSALGSFKEDRVRILIATDVASRGLDIPDVSHVINFDIPNTYDDYVHRIGRTGRWGKTGKALTFV, encoded by the coding sequence ATGACACAAAGACACAACAATAGATCCTCAAACCGTTCGCGTTCCCACAACAATAACCGGGGCTCATCTTCACGCCAAAACTATGGCGGAGGAAGAAGGCGCCATTCCGCTCCTCAAAATCGCGGAGGTCAAAGACAAAGCCTAAATATAAACACATTTATAAACAAGGCTGAAGCGATACAAAATACTGAAGAAAAAATAGTGCCAAAGCACAAATTCAGTGATTTTGCGATACACGAAAATCTAAAGCGTGCTATTGCCGCAAGAGATTTTACATCACCCACACCTATCCAGGATGAGGCAATACCTCATATCCTAAAAGGGCGTGACATTGTAGGGATAGCCAACACAGGAACAGGAAAAACTGCAGCTTTTCTGATACCCCTTATAGACAAAATACTAAACAACCCTGACAAAAGGGTTCTTATTGTTACACCAACCCGCGAACTTGCAAACCAAATACATAACGATGTAAGAAAACTTACGCCTCAAATGGGGATTTATTCTGTTTGTTGCGTTGGAGGAGCATCTATTGGTCCCCAGCTTCGTGACTTAAAGAGACGTCATAACTTTGTTATCGGAACCCCCGGACGCTTAAAGGACTTGATAGAGCGCGGAAACTTAAACCTTGCAAAGACAAGTACAATAGTGCTTGACGAAGCAGACCGAATGTTGGACATGGGTTTTATTCACGACATGCGCTATCTTGTTGCAAGAATGCCCGAGCAACGCCATACGCTTTTCTTCTCAGCTACGCTTTCCAAAGACATTGAAAAACTTGTTAGCGATTTTCTGCGCGACCCTGTAACAGTGTCTGTAAAAACACAGGATACTTCAAAAAATGTTGACCAGGATGTTATACGCGTAAACGGAAAAAACGCGAAGGTTGACGAACTGCACAACCTGCTCTTGCAGCCCGAATTTAATAAAGTACTGGTATTTGGCAGAACGAAGCACGGAGTTGAAAAACTATCTGTAGATCTTAGAAAACGAGGGTTTAAAACGGCCTCTATTCATGGAAATAAATCATACAACCAGCGTCAGAGTGCGCTCGGCTCATTCAAAGAAGACAGAGTACGCATACTTATAGCAACAGATGTTGCCTCCCGCGGACTTGATATTCCTGATGTAAGCCATGTTATAAACTTTGACATACCCAACACTTACGATGATTACGTGCACCGTATCGGCAGAACAGGCCGATGGGGCAAAACAGGAAAAGCTCTCACCTTCGTATAA
- a CDS encoding DNA-3-methyladenine glycosylase, which translates to MQKRLGIDFYTKPSADVARELLGKRIIHNTPDGSALSGKIIETEAYTGPHDKASHAYGGKRTPRNRAVWTRGGHVYIYMVYGMYWQFNISTYIEGVPECVLLRGVLPENGDVAKANGPGKLCRYFKFDKSLYGVDLTQSDTVWIEDTGEMLDDKDIIATGRIGIDYAGKYWARRKLRFLAKDFENKLVKYRA; encoded by the coding sequence ATGCAAAAAAGATTAGGTATAGACTTTTATACAAAACCGTCCGCTGATGTGGCACGCGAACTTTTGGGTAAGCGCATAATACACAACACGCCTGATGGAAGTGCGTTGAGCGGAAAGATAATTGAGACTGAAGCGTATACAGGCCCACATGACAAGGCTTCGCACGCCTATGGCGGCAAAAGAACCCCGCGAAACAGAGCTGTGTGGACCAGGGGAGGTCATGTTTATATATACATGGTTTACGGAATGTACTGGCAGTTTAATATATCTACGTATATAGAGGGTGTGCCTGAGTGCGTACTTTTACGCGGAGTTTTGCCCGAGAACGGAGATGTAGCTAAAGCAAACGGACCCGGGAAATTATGCAGATATTTTAAATTTGATAAATCGCTTTACGGCGTTGACCTTACACAAAGCGATACAGTGTGGATAGAGGACACCGGAGAGATGCTGGATGACAAAGATATTATTGCTACAGGAAGAATAGGTATAGATTATGCCGGCAAATATTGGGCAAGGCGAAAACTTAGATTTTTGGCTAAAGATTTTGAAAACAAACTTGTAAAATACAGAGCATAG
- the typA gene encoding translational GTPase TypA, producing MEIRNIAIIAHVDHGKTTLTDAIMRQTGSTKEGVSMDSNDLEQERGLTIYAKNASVAYKGTKINIVDTPGHADFGSEVERVLRSIDSVILVVDAQEGPMPQTRFVLKKSLELGHKPIVVLNKIDKPAANPARAHDEVLELFFDLGAEEDQLNFTTVYAIGVDGVAIRELKDERKNIEPLLDVILEEVPPASDNSEGALKVQPFNLAYDNFLGRLAIGRIYSGVLKDGANVFIKKASGKIESGKITKVFTFEGTNRKEAAQAQAGDIVMLAGLPEIYIGDTICDSKETEALPAIEVDEPTIALNFLVNNSPFAGREGKYVTGRQIKDRLLKELEVNVGLRVDFEDDQMKVYGRGELHIAILLENMRREGYELQVSQPQVIIKEIDGVKSEPFEEVIVDVPMESQGTVIEKLSQRAVIMIGIKQDGNTVRLTFEGPTRGLLGYRGQFIVDTKGEGIFASRFIGFKPHAGKIQKRKTGSMASMATGKALGFSLYNLQARGTLYIGANTEVYEGMVIGNTSKGVDLAVNPTKGKQLTNMRASGSDDNISLTPPTPVTIEGGLEIMQDDEYLEITPKSVRLRKQLLTEVERAKIKRQEKYE from the coding sequence ATGGAGATTAGAAATATAGCAATCATAGCCCATGTGGACCATGGTAAAACCACGCTTACAGACGCGATTATGCGCCAGACCGGCTCTACAAAGGAAGGTGTAAGTATGGACTCCAACGATCTTGAGCAGGAACGCGGTCTTACGATTTACGCAAAAAACGCCTCCGTTGCATACAAGGGCACTAAAATAAACATAGTGGACACTCCAGGCCACGCGGATTTCGGTTCTGAAGTAGAACGGGTACTTCGCTCCATAGACTCCGTTATTCTTGTTGTGGACGCGCAGGAAGGTCCTATGCCACAAACCCGTTTTGTGCTTAAAAAATCGCTGGAACTCGGACACAAACCTATAGTTGTGCTAAACAAGATAGATAAGCCCGCGGCTAATCCGGCGCGCGCGCATGATGAAGTACTTGAACTGTTTTTTGACCTGGGCGCCGAAGAAGACCAGCTCAACTTTACAACAGTTTACGCAATAGGAGTAGACGGCGTTGCTATACGCGAGCTAAAAGACGAACGTAAAAATATAGAACCCCTACTGGATGTAATACTTGAAGAAGTTCCTCCCGCATCCGACAACAGTGAAGGGGCTTTAAAGGTGCAACCGTTTAACCTGGCGTACGATAACTTTCTCGGCAGACTTGCCATCGGCAGAATATACAGCGGTGTTTTAAAAGACGGCGCTAATGTTTTTATCAAAAAAGCTTCCGGCAAGATTGAATCAGGAAAAATAACAAAGGTTTTTACTTTTGAAGGAACTAACAGAAAAGAGGCGGCGCAGGCGCAAGCGGGAGACATTGTAATGCTCGCAGGACTGCCTGAAATTTATATAGGAGATACAATATGCGATTCTAAAGAAACAGAAGCGCTCCCTGCGATAGAGGTGGACGAGCCGACCATAGCTTTAAATTTTTTAGTAAACAACTCCCCTTTTGCGGGGCGTGAAGGTAAATATGTAACAGGAAGGCAGATAAAAGACCGCCTGCTTAAAGAATTGGAGGTTAACGTTGGATTGCGCGTAGATTTTGAAGACGACCAAATGAAAGTGTACGGAAGAGGTGAACTACACATAGCCATACTTCTTGAAAACATGCGAAGAGAGGGATACGAACTCCAGGTGTCACAACCCCAGGTAATAATAAAAGAAATAGACGGGGTAAAAAGCGAACCTTTTGAAGAGGTAATAGTAGATGTTCCGATGGAATCACAGGGAACAGTTATAGAAAAACTCTCACAAAGAGCTGTAATTATGATAGGAATAAAACAGGATGGTAACACTGTACGCCTTACTTTTGAAGGTCCCACCCGCGGGCTTTTGGGATACCGGGGACAATTTATAGTAGATACTAAAGGAGAGGGAATTTTTGCCAGTCGTTTTATAGGGTTCAAGCCACACGCGGGCAAGATACAAAAACGCAAGACGGGTTCCATGGCATCTATGGCAACAGGAAAAGCTCTTGGGTTTTCACTGTACAACCTGCAGGCAAGAGGCACTCTGTATATAGGGGCAAATACCGAAGTGTACGAAGGAATGGTAATAGGAAACACATCCAAAGGGGTAGACTTAGCGGTAAATCCCACAAAAGGGAAGCAGCTTACAAATATGCGCGCGAGCGGCTCAGACGATAACATATCCCTAACCCCACCCACTCCTGTCACAATAGAAGGCGGGCTGGAAATAATGCAGGACGATGAATATCTTGAAATAACTCCAAAAAGCGTACGCCTGAGAAAACAACTCTTAACCGAAGTAGAACGGGCAAAGATAAAACGGCAGGAAAAATACGAATAA